The DNA segment TGGAAATAGCCGCAGGTATTATGGGCGGTGGCCTGGCAGCCACGTCGCATTTCACCAAGGCAGGCTCGCGGCTACTAATTAATACTTCACCGGAGCCGGTCAGTAACTGGGCGGCCTCTTTTACCGAAGATATTTTGGTGATTGGCGGTTTATGGGCGGCCTTAAATCATCCGGTCCTGTTTTTGATCTTGCTGGCTGTTTTTATCGCCATGGTGATTTGGCTGTTACCAAAAATTTGGCAACTGGTAAAAATGCTGGCGCAAAAAGTGGGGCAGTTTTTAGGTTGGGTAGAAAAACCGGTGGAGCAAACTCCGCCCGGCCAAGATATTTTTTCTGGTAAGGCTTTAGGGGCGGGGCTGGCTAGTAAGGGCGAGCAAAAATAACCGGGGTCATTAGATGGCCTTGCTATATTCGGTTTTATGTAAGGCTATTGCGGCCGCAATATCTTCAGGCCACTTTAAGCGTTTAACCTGCTCAAATAATACTGCGGCCTGTGGGTATTGGCGGCGCAAATAGCCCAGCCATTGTTTCACTCGATTACCCACATATTTGCGTTCATACATCGCTTCGGTCACTACGCAAAACTGCACCAGCAACTCAACGACCATCAGCCAATCCATAACCCTAACGTGTTGCTCTAGTTGCGTGGCATTAATTTGCCGGGCTAAATCCGGACAGGCGAGAATACCCCGGCCCAGCATAATATCCTGGCAGCCACTTTCTTTAATACACTGGTGATAATCCGCCACTGACCAGATTTCACCGTTGGCAATAATGGGAATAGGGCTATTGGCATAGATATCAGCAATGGCATCCCAATAGGCCGGGGGTTTATAGCCATCCTCTTTGGTGCGGGCATGAATCGTCAGCTCACTGGCATTGGCGGCAAAAATCGCCTGAGTTACGTCTTCTAATAAGCTGCGGTCATTAAAGCCCAGGCGAATTTTAACGGTGACCGGGGTTGATGCCGGTACTGCTTTTCTAACGGCATCCACAATCGCAAAGACCCGGTCGGGTTCTTGCAATAAGACCGAGCCACCATCGCTGCGATTAACCTGTTTGGCGGGGCAGCCAAAATTGATATCAATACCCGGTGCCCCCAGTTGCGCCGCTCGCTCAGCGTTGATGGCCATAGGCTCAGGCTGGCCACCTAACAGCTGCACATAAACCGGCACCCCCGATGGGGTTAGCCCCTGTTTATGTAATTCCGGGCATAGGCGATAAAACGTCTTCGGCGGCAGCAGCGTCGTGGTCACCCGCACAAACTCAGTGACGCAGCGGTCAATGCCGCCAACCTGAGTCAACATGGTGCGCATAGTGTGGTCCACTACGCCTTCCATGGGGGCTAAAAAAATTCGCATATTAACGGGGTCTCATTAAGGTTGGCGCAGGATTATACGTCGCTGGGCTTATTTGGCGAGTGCCTGGTAAATTTACTACAACATGAGCAATAGCAAAAAGCTGGCAAAAAGCCCTAGCCGTGGCGCAAAAATGGCCATAATAGCCCTATCCTCTGGTGTGGGATTATAGCGTGCTATAGCCGCATAACTTACTGATTATAAAGGCTTTGTAGTTTTATTACTTTTGCATATACAGAGCGCTGCTTATTGCCTAACCGCGGGATAACCTGTAAATTAGCCGTCCATTTTGGCCGCCTTTGCCGGTGGTGTTGACCTTTTTTACTCATTATTGGTGGATCGAACCATGCAGGACCTGCTGTTACAACAAGGTGTTGAGTTAATGCTTTATGGTATGGGGACGGTATTTACCTTTCTGGTGCTATTGATTGTGGCCACGACGCTTATGTCTGCGGTGTTGCAGCGTTTTGTTACGCCCGAGCCAGCGCCAGCAGTTGCTACTAAGCCAGTGGCTCCCGCGGCCAATGATGAACAGTTAGTTGCGGTCATTAGCGCAGCTATCCATAAGTACCGCTCTAAAAATAAGTGAACGTATTAAACAACAACCCCCACATTAAGGTTATTGGCAATGAGTGACAATAAAAAACCCTTGGGCATTACTGATGTAGTGCTGCGTGATGCGCATCAATCCCTGTTTGCAACCCGTCTGCGTTTGGATGATATGTTGCCTATTGCTGAGAAACTGGATCAGGTCGGTTTCTGGTCGCTGGAATCCTGGGGTGGCGCTACCTTTGATGCCTGTATTCGTTACTTGGGCGAAGACCCTTGGGAGCGTATCCGTGAACTGAAAAAAGCGATGCCCAATACGCCCCAGCAAATGCTCTTTCGCGGCCAGAATATTTTAGGTTACCGCCATTATGCGGATGATGTGGTCGAGCGTTTT comes from the Oceanicoccus sagamiensis genome and includes:
- a CDS encoding tRNA-dihydrouridine synthase, with product MRIFLAPMEGVVDHTMRTMLTQVGGIDRCVTEFVRVTTTLLPPKTFYRLCPELHKQGLTPSGVPVYVQLLGGQPEPMAINAERAAQLGAPGIDINFGCPAKQVNRSDGGSVLLQEPDRVFAIVDAVRKAVPASTPVTVKIRLGFNDRSLLEDVTQAIFAANASELTIHARTKEDGYKPPAYWDAIADIYANSPIPIIANGEIWSVADYHQCIKESGCQDIMLGRGILACPDLARQINATQLEQHVRVMDWLMVVELLVQFCVVTEAMYERKYVGNRVKQWLGYLRRQYPQAAVLFEQVKRLKWPEDIAAAIALHKTEYSKAI
- a CDS encoding DUF4126 domain-containing protein; this translates as METYETLLATLALTMGASWASGINLYAALLVLGIGGATGNITLPAELHILQDPMVIGAAGVMYAVEFFADKTPGVDTGWDTIHTFVRIPAGALLAAGAVGDVSPAMEIAAGIMGGGLAATSHFTKAGSRLLINTSPEPVSNWAASFTEDILVIGGLWAALNHPVLFLILLAVFIAMVIWLLPKIWQLVKMLAQKVGQFLGWVEKPVEQTPPGQDIFSGKALGAGLASKGEQK
- a CDS encoding OadG family protein — protein: MAAFAGGVDLFYSLLVDRTMQDLLLQQGVELMLYGMGTVFTFLVLLIVATTLMSAVLQRFVTPEPAPAVATKPVAPAANDEQLVAVISAAIHKYRSKNK